Proteins encoded by one window of Corvus cornix cornix isolate S_Up_H32 chromosome 27, ASM73873v5, whole genome shotgun sequence:
- the MFAP2 gene encoding microfibrillar-associated protein 2, which yields MRATGLFVLCLPVLLAQGQYSRFEGITYPEPVQYSQYDQQAEIQDYYDYHDVTPRAPEEQFRYQSQQQSQQETVPAPTPAAVPETEPTEPGPLDCREEQYPCTRLYSVHKPCKQCLNEICFYSLRRVYVINKEICVRTVCAHEELLRADLCRDKFSKCGVMATSGLCQTVGASCARSCGGC from the exons ATGAGAGCGACGGGGCTCTTCGTGCTGTGCCTGCCAG TGCTCCTGGCGCAGGGACAGTACAGCCGCTTCGAGGGGATCACCTATCCCGAGCCGGTCCAGTATTCCCAGTATGACCAGCAGGCAG AAATTCAGGATTACTACGACTACCACG ATGTCACCCCCCGAGCCCCGGAGGAGCAGTTCCGGTACCAATCCCAGCAGCAATCCCAGCAGGAAACCGTGCCGGCCCCGACCCCAG CTGCGGTTCCCGAGACGGAGCCCACGGAGCCGGGGCCGCTCG ACTGCCGGGAGGAGCAGTACCCCTGCACCCGGCTCTACTCCGTGCACAAGCCCTGCAAGCAGTGCCTGAACGAGATCTGCTTCTACAG cctcCGCCGGGTTTACGTCATCAACAAGGAGATCTGCGTCCGCACCGTGTGCGCCCACGAAGAGCTGCTGCGAG CCGACCTGTGCCGGGACAAGTTCTCCAAGTGCGGCGTGATGGCCACGAGCGGCCTGTGCCAGACCGTGGGCGCGTCCTGCGCCCGCAGCTGCGGCGGCTGCTGA
- the ATP13A2 gene encoding LOW QUALITY PROTEIN: polyamine-transporting ATPase 13A2 (The sequence of the model RefSeq protein was modified relative to this genomic sequence to represent the inferred CDS: deleted 1 base in 1 codon) produces MSSDSSRLLGAPRPGYGTLQPDTDPSRMEVTGYQTRTWRVLLCHAGSVLSAGLLLLLFHWKPSLEVQAKCKPCTLGQADWLLIRDRFGQCFTAKVLTEPLGEGSLEQQPGPRPEDRRSSIAVGVADEEESRDTVRLHDKEENVLRYYLFQGMRYVWLERRQAFCRVSVLDEGRSCAELHLCRAGLELQEHSTRRRIYGPNLIEVPVKSYARLLVEEVLNPFYIFQVLSMVLWVCDAYYYYAACIFLISTFSLGLSLYETRKQSTTLRNMARMSVGVRVRRPSGEELVLSSVELVPGDCIRLPADGALLLPCDAALLTGECMVNESLLTGESVPVMKTPLPAGGQAAGAAYCPEEHRRHTLFCGTQVIQARAYAGTDVLAVVTRTGFCTAKGDLISSILYPKPVSFKFYKDAVKFVMFLAVLALIGTVYSILILVRNQVPVGQIIIRALDLVTVIVPPALPAAMTVGTIYAQNRLKKQGIFCISPPRINLAGKLRLVCFDKTGTLTEEGLDVWGVVPLEGQRFLPMVREPRCLPAGALLYALAACHAVSPLRGQLVGDPVDLKMLESTGWRLEMTEEEEGELPASQQFGMKVLAVVRPPPEEEQPRDRKHQAPVGILRRFPFSSSFQRMSVLVKLPGEASAHAYVKGAPEMVASLCRKETVPPDFSRMLRHYTTDGFRVLALACKALGTVATFEEALQLPRDSVESGLSFLGFLVMKNVLKPESAPVIHLLRSANIRPVMVTGDNMLTAMNVARGCRMVEPREGVIFVTASPPGHGKPAALKFVLAEHSQGEEQPEVRARDTLWEPRLHFALNGKSFQVVCEHFADLLPRILLRATVLARMLPEQKAQLVSRLQELDYCVGMCGDGANDCGALRAADVGISLSEAEASVASPFTSRVATIECVPRVIREGRCSLVTSFGVFKYMALYSLVQFVSVLLLYTINTNLSDFQFLFFDLVITTTVAVLMGRTGPAPALGVRRPQGALISGLVLGSLVLQTALLVAVQVLSYFITVSQSWFVPLNSTVTAPQNLPNYENTVLFCVSGFQYLILAVAMSKGHPFREPLYTNVLFLLVLILLFGLMIWLTLYPLGFPKSLLKLQAIEDFNFKLLLLGIAALNFFAAFVLETALDHGLLGCFRRLRRKKASKKLFKRLEKELSQQQPGWPPLDQPLFATPRMSLAVR; encoded by the exons aTGAGCTCAG ACAGCAGCCGGCTCCTGGGGGCCCCGCGCCCGGGCTACGGGACGCTGCAGCCGGACACGGACCCGTCCCGCATG GAGGTCACGGGCTACCAGACCAGGACGTGGcgggtgctgctgtgccacgCGGGCTCCGTGCTGAGCgcggggctgctcctgctgctcttccactGGAAGCCGAGCCTGGAAGTGCAGGCCAAGTGCAAACCCTGCACCCTGGGCCAGGCGGACTGGCTCCTCATCAGG GACCGCTTCGGGCAGTGCTTCACCGCCAAGGTGCTGACGGAGCCGCTGGGCGAGGGCAG cctggagcagcagcccgGGCCGCGGCCGGAGGACCGCCGGAGCAGCATCGCCGTCGGCGTGGCGGACGAGGAGGAGAGCCGCGACACCGTCCGGCTGCACGACAAGGAGGAG AACGTCCTGAGGTATTACCTCTTCCAGGGAATGCGCTACGTCTGGCTGGAGCGGCGGCAGGCCTTCTGCAGAGTCAG CGTGCTGGACGAGGGCCGGAGCTGCGCC GAGCTGCACCTCTGCCGGGccgggctggagctgcaggagcacagcaccaG AAGGAGGATCTACGGCCCCAACCTCATCGAGGTGCCCGTCAAGTCCTACGCCCGGCTCCTGGTGGAGGAG GTGCTCAATCCCTTCTACATCTTCCAAGTGCTCAGCATGGTGCTCTGGGTGTGCGATGCCTACTACTACTACGCCGCCTGCATCTTCCTCATCTCCACCTTctccctggggctgtccctCTACGAGACGCGCAAG caaaGCACCACCCTGCGGAACATGGCCAGGATGTCGGTGGGGGTCCGGGTCCGGCGGCCCAGCGGAG aggagctggtgctgagctCGGTGGAGCTGGTGCCGGGCGACTGCATCCGGCTGCCCGCGGACGgggcgctgctgctgccctgcgACGCCGCGCTGCTGACCGGCGAGTGCATGGTCAACGAGAGCCTGCTGACCG GGGAGAGCGTGCCGGTGATGAAGACGCCGCTGCCAGCAGGTGGGCAGGCGGCCGGAGCCGCGTACTGCCCCGAGGAGCACCGGCGGCACACGCTGTTCTGCGGGACACAGGTCATCCAGGCCAGGGCCTACGCGGGCACGGACGTGCTGGCCGTGGTCACCCGCACAG GGTTCTGCACGGCCAAGGGGGACCTCATCAGCTCCATCCTCTACCCCAAACCCGTGAGCTTCAAGTTCTACAAGGACGCTGTGAAGTTCGTGATGTTCCTGGCTGTCCTGG CGCTCATCGGCACCGTGTACAGCATCCTCATCCTGGTTAGGAACCAG gTCCCCGTGGGACAAATCATCATCCGCGCCCTGGACCTGGTCACCGTCATCGTGCCGCCGGCGCTGCCGGCCGCCATGACCGTGGGCACCATCTACGCCCAGAACCGGCTGAAGAAGCAGGGCATCTTCTGCATCAGCCCGCCCCGCATCAACCTGGCCGGGAAGCTGCGCCTGGTCTGCTTCGACAAG ACGGGGACGCTGACCGAGGAGGGGCTGGACGTGTGGGGCGTGGTGCCCCTGGAGGGACAGCGCTTCCTGCCCATGGTGCGTGAGCCCCGCTGCCTGCCCGCCGGGGCCCTGCTCTACGCGCTGGCCGCGTGCCACGCCGTGTCGCCGCTGCGGGGACAGCTCGTCGGGGACCCTGTGGACCTCAAGATGCTGGAATCCACTGGCTGG CGCCTGGAGATGacggaggaggaggaaggggagctCCCGGCGTCCCAGCAGTTCGGGATGAAGGTCTTGGCTGTGGTGAGACCTCCGCCGGAGGAGGAGCAGCCGCGGGACAGG AAGCACCAGGCCCCCGTGGGGATCCTGCGGCGTTTCCcgttctcctcctccttccagaGGATGAGCGTCCTGGTGAAGCTGCCCGGGGAAGCCTCGGCCCACGCCTACGTCAAGGGCGCCCCGGAGATGGTGGCCAGTCTGTGCAGGAAGGAAACTG TGCCCCCGGATTTCTCCCGGATGCTCCGGCACTACACCACCGACGGGTTCCGGGTGCTGGCCCTGGCCTGCAAAGCCCTGGGCACAGTGGCCACCTTCGAGGAggccctgcagctccccag GGACTCCGTGGAGAGCGGCCTGAGCTTCCTGGGCTTCCTGGTGATGAAGAACGTCCTGAAGCCGGAGTCGGCTCCGGTGATCCACCTGCTGAGGAGCGCCAACATCCGCCCCGTCATGGTGACAG GGGACAACATGCTGACAGCCATGAACGTGGCACGCGGGTGCCGCATGGTGGAGCCCAGGGAGGGCGTGATCTTCGTCACGGCCTCGCCGCCCGGCCACGGCAAACCCGCCGCCCTCAAGTTCGTCCTGGCCGAGCATTCCCAGGGCGAGGAGCAGCCCGAGGTGAGAGCCCGGGACACCTTGTGGGAGCCCAGACT CCACTTCGCCCTCAACGGGAAATCCTTCCAGGTGGTCTGTGAGCACTTCGCCGACCTCCTGCCCAGG ATCCTGCTGCGGGCCACGGTGTTGGCGCGCATGCTGCCCGAGCAGAAGGCGCAGCTGGTGAGCCGCCTGCAGGAGCTCGA CTACTGCGTGGGGATGTGCGGGGATGGTGCCAACGACTGCGGGGCGCTGCGGGCGGCCGACGTGGGCATCTCCCTGTCCGAGGCCGAGGCGTCCGTGGCCTCGCCCTTCACCTCCCGCGTGGCCACCATCGAGTGCGTGCCCAGGGTCATCCG GGAGGGCCGGTGCTCCTTGGTCACCTCCTTCGGGGTCTTCAAGTACATGGCCCTGTACAGCCTGGTGCAGTTCGTGTCCGTGCTGCTGCTCTACACC atCAACACCAACCTGAGCGATTTCCAGTTCCTCTTCTTCGACCTGGTCATCACCACCACGGTGGCCGTGCTGATGGGGCGCACGGGGCCGGCGCCGGCGCTGGGCGTGCGGCGCCCGCAGGGGGCCCTGATCAGCGGCCTGGTGCTGGGCAGCCTCGTGCTGCAGACGGCGCTGCTCGTCGCCGTGCAGGTCCTCAGCTACTTCATCACCGTCTCGCAGAGCTG GTTCGTGCCCCTGAACAGCACGGTGACGGCGCCCCAGAACCTGCCCAACTACGAGAACACCGTCCTGTTCTGCGTCAGCGGCTTCCAGTACCTCATCCTGGCCGTGGCCATGTCCAAGGGACACCCCTTCCGAGAGCCGCTCTACACCAACG TGCTCTTCCTGCTCGTGCTCATCCTGCTCTTCGGCCTGATGATCTGGCTGACCCTGTACCCGCTGGGcttccccaaatccctgctgaaGCTCCAGGCCATCGAGGATTTCAACTTcaagctgctcctcctgggcaTCGCCGCCCTCAACTTCTTCGCTGCCTTTGTGCTGGAG ACCGCCCTGGATCACGGCTTGCTCGGCTGCTTCCGAAGGCTGCGCCGGAAAAAAGCCTCCAAGAAGCTTTTCAagaggctggagaaggagctgagccagcagcagccgggCTGGCCGCCCCTGGACCAGCCGCTGTTCGCCACGCCCAGGATGTCCCTTGCCGTGAGATAG